From Quercus lobata isolate SW786 chromosome 11, ValleyOak3.0 Primary Assembly, whole genome shotgun sequence:
agttaaacaaaaaaaacaaaacaaaacaaaacaactatcacacccacaacccaaaaaaaaaaaagaaaaaaaaaggaggcaaCGTGCctaacacaaaaaacaaacaaggaataaataaataaggactGGACATGGGCATTTTTACCTATTAAGTACCTCTATTTTCTCTGttcaattttctctttattttagagagaaaactttttggtaagtttggagagaaaatacCTAGACTctaccatttatttttcttcatctccacccaaccaaacacacttaaaaaaaaatttctttccattttttctctaaaatttttcattcatccTATTTTACCTCAAAACAAACACACTCTAAAGCTCAGTCACTTTTTTTCGAGTAAAGGCtttaatacttaaaaataaaaaataaaaagtatccCAGCACTCAGTTTTGTCAAAAGCTCAATCAATTCTCGTCCTTTCCCGTcaggattttttaaaaaaataactaaatccttcaaactattttattagttgGGCAACTTTCCAAATTATTTGGATTTCTAGCAATTCGAGTCTAATAGACTCGATTTTGCTATTTGAAAATACACTTGGAAATTGAGTGTGAGACACTCGATTTTCAAACTCGAGTTTCTCACACTCGATTTTCAAGTGCATTCTTAAATGGCAAAATCGAGTCTATTAGACTTGAATTGCTAGAAATGCAAATAGTTTAGAAAGTTGCCcaactaataatattgtttcggatttatagttattttaaaaaaaaatccttcccGTCACAAGGGTCTTTTGGTTTTGGAAAATTGGTGTTAAGACTAGAGTGTCAAACACGCTGAaagccaaaaaagagaagactgAAAAGGAATAGAGTCGGtcaagttaaaacttaaaactaatgaCATTTCTTATTAACAACTTTCGAGGTGCGGCAGAATGAGAATTGGTGACCACGATGtttacacagagagagagagagaagttaatctaattttttttggttaaaatttttttattaaaagtgtactaaaatatatttatagttttaaaaatttaaataaatataaaaatataaaattttaaaaaattatacataaaaactaaaattaaaagacTGAAACTAATGTCAAATAGACTCTTAAATGTCAAAACCTAGAAGGCAACTATACCAGGAATCATAAGCAAAagagttaatatatatatatatatatatatctatatattggtaagagaaaaaatatataaattgactaCTTGTGTTTTGTTCCagctatatttatttattgctctTCGCATTTATGTGTCTCTTCTGAGATCTGTCATTtcccaaaatcaaaaacatggGTTTGGTATTACGTTAAAGTATGGGTGGCATGACGTAGAAACCACCGCTGTGCAACCCGGAGATGGACGACCATGGTCCCGACCTTACCAGCACCGGAGGTGTACTAATCAATGAACCCCCGAAACCTACTTTCTTTTCTGACAAACTCTTTAATATGAACACAAAAGGCATAGGAGAACATATGTCACTTATAGGCCTGTCCAACAAAACTGAAGATCCGACCCAGCCGACCAAATCGACCGACCTGAACCGTTCGTCATCCGACTCGACTACTTGGTGGTCGGTGGCGGGTTCCTACCATCCCAAACTGATTTCGGCGGGTCGAATGGCGGATCTTCCCTTCCACAACCCGATCCACCCGACCCGACCGTGATATATAATCTTCAATGCTTAGGGTTCTCAGGTCTCTCATACTTTCTCAATCTTAAggctctctctcactctctcaacatCTCCAATATGCTGATCCACACTGATATCTCAATATCGCCGAGCTTTCAACCTCCATCATCGTCGATCTGTGCCGAGCTCTCAACCTCCATCATTACCGATTTGCGATTCTCTTCCATTCACCATCGTCGATCTGCAATCTTTGACATTCACCATCTCTAATCTGCGAGTCAAGGTTGtagtttcatttattttctctttatttctttgtttcagTCTCATGCAAGTCCAGTTTCTATTTGTGTTCTTTGGATTTGTGGGTTACTGGTGTTTGAGTTTGTAGATTTGTTCTTCAGTGCAGATTTGTTTTCTAAGATTTGTGAAATTTGTGGTCTTTGATCTTTGTCTTTCGGTCGAAATCAGATCCGACCGCTGTGCACCCGAGCCTGATCCGACTCGACCCATGATTTTTCACGGTCGCCGGCGAGCCGCTGCCCTGCCACCCAACCAGATCGGGTCGGTTCCGAGTTGAGCACAAACCCGAACTAAACTTACCAGTATAAGTTAAGGTTATGGATTCgaatatagagagagaaagagagtgttaaattattgattctTGATACCATTGGAAAGCTTGTGTAACATAAGTTCTAAGGGACCAACTTTGGGTCATTTTGTGctatgataaaaaataaaaaaaattagcttatttatTGTTGATTATTTCACAAGCTCACCAATTTTATGGACACATCAGCTGCCATTGATCAACCacttaattattttgaattcatcaCTTTTCTCCAGGCTAGCTTCGGATCAAATAAAGTCTCTTACGTCACTTTAGTCACTACCATAGTTGATTCTTTCTCGTTGAAGGATTTGTATGACCATCTTTAATTTTAGCTTATGAATTTTGTCTcgagcaaaatcaaaattttgatagtGTTTGATAGtgtttcccatcaaaaaaataaaaaataaaaaatatctttgATGGTGAAATTGGAGTTTGACCAACACATAATTGATTCCTGTGCATCCAGAGCAATGAGAGGATCATATCAAAGTGATAAAAACTCGTGGACTTTCTTATACCATTTTATCATTCATGGTTGCTCttatattgatatttttttaacatatatgaaaaataaatgcttaacaatatatgatgatgcacaaaaatcgTTGGTGAGTTGATCGTCCACACACGCACCAATAAGGGTATCTGAAgaacaagagaaagaagaaccaACAAGGAGCATCGGTGGAGTAACTCTAAAGTATGAGAACTAGGAAATTTCACATATCTTGGGGGAGAGGAAGTCTAATGCTTATATAGTGGTGTGGAGTTAATTAAGATCCCTTGGAACGCGGAATCTTTCCTTGTGGAGAATATTTTGGATTCAAGGCTTCGAGATTCTAGGACTTTCCTTCCTATATCGAGAAGATACGAACGTGAAATAGGGTCTTTGGACAGGGTGTGCAAGTTATTTCCATATAGGGATTTATGAATAGAGAATACATAAAGGTTCATGGGCCCCAACATATTCAACCGTGGGGCTCATACAAATCCATCCGTCGGTTTAGGCATCATCCCCATGTCGCTCTATACTTCAAACCTATTTGTCGGCTTTTATGTGCCTACCACCCGTCAAGACCAACTGCCAGGTACCCGAGGGATTTTTATGAAGCTGATGGATTCCTATGGAGGTGGAGTAGGATGTCTATCCCAACGAACAATTAGGTGAGGTGTTTTCATCCTGACCGGTtaaagattttaagaaaaaacatTATGCTGAAAATATCcttatcaatatataaaaataaaaataaaaataaaagtcctAGTTGGATGCGTAGAATGTCTTGTCACAAAAACCTTCCTACATCTGGCCACTTATTattatcaagaattttttttttttttaagttctacGTAAGCATTGCCAATGCTAATAAGGGATTAAGGTTATTaaggctgaaaaaaaaaaatttaggaagcgattttttaaataatatgtagTGCCGATGCTCTCCTTTGTAAAATTCTCTAGCACTTTTTGAACTATATATTTCAGGAACTCTTAATGGTACAATGCTTTCCTTGTCCAagtttaaaaaatcatttaactCTTTTGGGTTTTTACACTTCGCTCTTTGCATCTTCTAGTCTTTTTTGCTCAAGAAATTTGACAAGGCCTTCAAGAGCAACATCGTTACCATCACTCTTCAAAAGTTCCTCTGCAATTTCAGCTGGCGTAACCTCTGCATTCTCCAACAATCTTTCAATCTCTTTAAAGAGTCGGTGGTCACCATTAATACCAAGATAATTAGAAGCTAACAACTTGAACCCATCCATGGTGCAATATGACATGTGCAAGTGCATGTCCATACGGCCTGGGCGCAACAAAGCAGGATCAAGCCGGTCCTTATGATTGGTGGTGAACACAATAATTCGCTCATCTCCACAACTTGACCATAATCCATCTATGAAGTTCAATAAACCCGATAGTGTGAACTGAAAAATTAACATGATAGGAAATAATGTCAGATAAAATCATAAGACAAAAGTCATTTAATTTGAATCATAGTGGTACTGCTAATGGTTGTTGACAATGTTCATAGCACATGTATCTAGTTAAAGATGTATTCAATGGATAAAACTCCAATTTTCATAGAGCCTAAGAGAAATTATTGGTAGGCAACCTTATCATTATTtcgagaaattttaaaaatgttataattaaAACTTATCATAATCACTCATAGTCCATTTCAAtctaataaatatatgataCTAGATtcaacacatattctcacaaCACATACTTATCAAATCCAATCCACATAAGAATCACACAAAATCTATTTGAAGTGTATAATAATCTAATTACcatactaattattattattgttgttgttgttgttatattgtttagagTAATTGAAACTAGTTTTTATGATAATAAAGAATGCTAACCTTAGAGGAAGAATTCTTAGAGTTATCCTCTTCCTCTCGATCTTCCAACTCTGCACTGCAATCTATATCCTCAATTACCAGTATAGAACGATTAGATGTGGAAAGCAATATCCTTCTCAACTCTGAATCTGAGTATATGTTTGAAAGGTTCAAATCATAGATATTAAACTTGAGGTAATTAGCCATGGCAGCAATCAAGCTTGATTTACCAGTACCCGGAGGGCCATAAAGCAAATACCCTCGCTTCCATGCCTTGCCAACCTTCTTATACAACTCCTTCCTTCTGACAAACCTGTCCAAATCATCCTTGATCATCTTCTTCACCTCTGGGTCCATTGCCAACTTCTCAAACGTAGCTGGATGTTCAAGATTAATAGAACCCCATTCACTATAACCTTCATCATCACAACCACGATAATCACGGCTATAAAGCCTTacctccttttcttcttcttttatagtcTCAGAACTAGTTATTACATAAGGTAAATAAGAGTCTAGCACaacatttttgaatttcttatcAAAGGAAAGCTCAATAAATTTCTGACGATCATGACGATTCTCTCCTTTTTCTGAAAACTTCCATTTGAGCTTAATGTTTTCAAAGCAATCAGTAATCTCCTCACCCGTTACAACATCAATGGTTGATTTCTTTTGCCTAATGGTTTTGCTTACTTTGAGCCGTTCTGTTGAGTCGCTAATCTTGGTACGTAGGTAAATTGTGGCAGCTTCATAGATTTGATTGGTACCGATACCACAGTTCTCTTCGATGATGAGAGTGAGTTGAGCAGATTGAGGAGTAAAGAAGTAATGTTGAAAGATGGAGAAGAGATAAGAGCGGACTTCAGGAGGTACGAGTTCATTTACCATGGATCTTACTAGCATCACAAAAGCACTAATGGAGGCATAGGCTGAGAACAATGTTGTCAATGATATAGGCATCTCTTTTAGAGAAAACATGGTTTGAAGGTAAATTGTTTACCAATCACCTCTTCCAAATCCTGTAAAAATGAGAGTTTTGTATGTTAGATCACTTAgaaaaaacccataaatttgTTGGGATAAATCCAATCCCATCATatgtaaattaaatttaaatataacataaaaGGTGCGTTTGCCTTGTGCATCTGTGTCCACGCGtctagcatttattttttataaccaGAGCctattgcactgttcatgggacatgaacagtaCAATCAGGCATATAAACAGTACTTTAAAACATGAAcagtaatttattattattatttttttttttttcagttttcagcaaaataaatggtATCTAAATACACACAATGTTGTCAATGATGTCAATGATATAGGCATCTCTTTTAGAGAAAACATGGTTTGAAAGTAAATTGTTTACCAATCACCTCTTCCAAATCCTGTAAAAATGAGAGTTTTGTATGTTAGATCACTTAgacaaaacccataaatttgTTGGGATAAATCCAATCCCatttatatgtaaattaaatttaaatataacataaaaGGTGTGTTTGCCTTGCGCGTCTGTGTCTACGTGTCTAgcgtttttagttttttttttttttttaaccaatgcCTGTTGCATTGctcatgggacatgaacagtgcaatcaGGCATATGAACAGTACTTTAAAACATaaacagtaattttttattattattttattgttttcaattttcagtaaaataaacagTATCTAAACACatacaaacaccaaaaaaatcaaccacatCCTAGAAAAATTACAAGGCAAATCCAACCAATCCatcataataaaatagaaattacaatactttataataaattaagaaaatacaATAATACCTTTATAAGAATAACAAAAACTCCACTCTGAATNNNNNNNNNNNNNNNNNNNNNNNNNNNNNNNNNNNNNNNNNNNNNNNNNNNNNNNNNNNNNNNNNNNNNNNNNNNNNNNNNNNNNNNNNNNNNNNNNNNNNNNNNNNNNNNNNNNNNNNNNNNNNNNNNNNNNNNNNNNNNNNNNNNNNNNNNNNNNNNNNNNNNNNNNNNNNNNNNNNNNNNNNNNNNNNNNNNNNNNNNNNNNNNNNNNNNNNNNNNNNNNNNNNNNNNNNNNNNNNNNNNNNNNNNNNNNNNNNNNNNNNNNNNNNNNNNNNNNNNNNNNNNNNNNNNNNNNNNNNNNNNNNNNNNNNNNNNNNNNNNNNNNNNNNNNNNNNNNNNNNNNNNNNNNNNNNNNNNNNNNNNNNNNNNNNNNNNNNNNNNNNNNNNNNNNNNNNNNNNNNNNNNNNNNNNNNNNNNNNNNNNNNNNNNNNNNNNNNNNNNNNNNNNNNNNNNNNNNNNNNNNNNNNNNNNNNNNNNNNNNNNNNNNNNNNNNNNNNNNNNNNNNNNNNNNNNNNNNNNNNNNNNNNNNNNNNNNNNNNNNNNNNNNNNNNNNNNNNNNNNNNNNNNNNNNNNNNNNNNNNNNNNNNNNNNNNNNNNNNNNNNNNNNNNNNNNNNNNNNNNNNNNNNNNNNNNNNNNNNNNNNNNNNNNNNNNNNNNNNNNNNNNNNNNNNNNNNNNNNNNNNNNNNNNNNNNNNNNNNNNNNNNNNNNNNNNNNNNNNNNNNNNNNNNNNNNNNNNNNNNNNNNNNNNNNNNNNNNNNNNNNNNNNNNNNNNNNNNNNNNNNNNNNNNNNNNNNNNNNNNNNNNNNNNNNNNNNNNNNNNNNNNNNNNNNNNNNNNNNNNNNNNNNNNNNNNNNNNNNNNNNNNNNNNNNNNNNNNNNNNNNNNNNNNNNNNNNNNNNNNNNNNNNNNNNNNNNNNNNNNNNNNNNNNNNNNNNNNNNNNNNNNNNNNNNNNNNNNNNNNNNNNNNNNNNNNNNNNNNNNNNNNNNNNNNNNNNNNNNNCGAGATCTTAGGCCCAAACAGACCCCGGGCCCTGCCCCAATTGTACAGTACggtgatcccaggcccatacaggccctgggccttgTCCCGTACTAGTTTTGGCCACAGGCCCAGCCGAAAGGTCCAGTCGTCTTACGCCATTCCCGGGAattcataaataacaaacaagtgtagggtattaagttccaaggtggactcggtcaaacgttcccggtcaTGTACGTGAGTCattcccgggaaaatgtggtatgcacgggagacggagctgccgagcattatcggtccagatggaatcaagttccaagatcataaatgcagcaccgccctctcacctaaacatccacttaaatcaaatgatattggaccttcaatagcacaaacggtggctgtaatcatgatcttcccactaacctaggctataaatagaagaaagatgggagagGAAGGGGTTCAGAAACTTGGAGAGAAAAGAGTGACAGAGTGAACTTcaaactgggcgttgctttgagtctctgccgagaacgacccatagtaggaaaccttcaagcccactacaaatagattgtgagcccatagtaatccaaggcccataggcctcgtacttggttcttacaattggcgcccaccgtggggccctcctacaaagctgtggttcgactgagactcaaacgaggaggatgtctgaggagcgtgcaccaagcggctccatgggatcttctcgggggtcaacatggagggagagaaggcaaaaaaggcgggaagatagggagcactcAAGAAGGGAGGAAGGGTCCGGACAAGGAGAAGGATCGGCTCAGACACACTGGACGGTTTCGGACGTCTCGGCGCATCGGCGGCATGACGAAAGGGACCGAGAGCTGGAACGGTTacgcagactggtaatggacctagagctggaagcaagggttCGGCGAgatgaaaggaatcgcaactCCCAGCAAAGGAAAAACCAGGGTGAGGCCTCCAGCCGGTCTAATACGCATCGGTCCCGAGACCGGTCGCGCTCCCAAGAGTCGCACCGGCAATCACGGGAACCACACAATCGGCGGAACCGCTCACGGTCGCACGGTTATGAtcaccaaggatcagaatcACCGGAAGAACGACTACACCACAATGCCTCCATGGACGCAATGAGCCGGGCTCTACGGATGGCTGCCCGATCACCGTTttccgatgaaattgaacgggctcctatgccgagcagattcacacgaccaccattcaattcgtatgagggaaagacagaccccgtggagcatgttagccattacatccacatgatgtcgtTGCATGCGCACAACGATGCATTAATGTGTAAGGTTTTTCCCTCTAGTCTCGGTTCCACGGCGCTAAGATGGTTCAATGGTCTGCGGAAGGGCTCCATACACAGCTTTGCCGAGCTGATTCAGGAATTCGGCAGCAGGTTCGTGACATGTAGCCGGGTGCAACAGCCGGTtgacgcactactttccatgaagatgagggttggggaaacccttcggagttatgccaaccgatactgggaactctataACGAGATCGgtggaggaaacgagaaaattgcggcaagcaccttcagaaTGGGACTCCCTGAggattctgaattacgggagtcactgacgagaagaccccccgaggacatgaggcaactgatgagacgcatagaggagtacaaacgcctggaagatgaccggttgcaaagcagggggaaagctcctttagtagggagatctcggcaaaacgttttgccggcaaaaccgaaacgagacttcagaatgcaggaacCAGAGGGGCAGATCGACGGGGTCAATGTGGTGTTTAAAGAGCCAGTGCACAAGATCCTGGAACGGATCAAagacgagccattcttcaggtggccgaacaaaatggggggcgacccatctcggaggaaccaaaacttatactgcacctatcacagagacaaggggcaCACGACTGAACAgtgccgggtattaaaagatcatctcggacagctagcAAGGGCCGGGTACTTAAAAGAGTTTGTAACAGATTCCGTTAACCGAGAAACCGGGCAGGGatcccaacagaaaaggaatccccttccaccacccctgggggtaatcgaagtcatccatgccgcaccaagaagGGCAGCAGCGGCTAAAAGGATACTGACTGTAGCCTGCGCGGAAGGagaatcatccaagaagaagaaaaaagatggaCGGCcgaccatctcgttcggagaagatgatttcgaggggacggtccaaccccacgacgatgctttggtggtgacagcccggataggcggattcctggtgaagagggtaatgattgatcaaggaagcggagccgacgtcatgtacccggatctctttgaagggctagggttaaagagccaggatttggcgaagtatgacacgccgttggtctcgtttgatgggagggttgtaattcccgaggggcagATCTCTCTCCCAGTAAACATGGAAGGCAAGACAGTTATGGTTACATTTATAGTGGTCCGATCATTCGCACCGTACaccgcaatcctgggaaggccgtggattcacgcaaTGGGGGCTGTCCCGTCCACCCTTCACGTAAAAGTGAAATTTCCTACCGAGAATGGAGTTGCCGTGGTGAGGGGGAATCAacaggtggcgaggcagtgcctcGTCGCCGCGGTCCGGAGGGAGAACGAACAGCTCGGTCAAACCGAGGAGAACGAGAAAGAAagttcatagcaattacagaaaccccagggggaagctggggcggacgttgccgaggaggtgctgaaggtaagGATTCTCCCAGATGCTGACaagtatttccagataggtacaagcatgaacgaccgggaaagggtagatATGTTGCTGTTCTTATTGCAAAACGTGGACGTTTTTGCGTggagcccgtatgaagtgcccggcgtagatcccgagttcattgtccacagactcaatgtggatccattattccccccaaagaagcagaaaccgagaagagcgtcgAGGGAACACGTCGAggcagtaaacctggaggtacagcggctgaaggatgccggagccataaaggagatattcttcccgaagtggttggcaaacactgtcgtggtgaagaagaagaacgggaaatggagagtttgtgtggatttcacagacttgaacaaggcatgtcccaaggacccattcccgatgcccaagatcgaccagctagtagatgcaaCGTACGGGcatccgaggatgagcttcctggatgccttccagggctaccaccaaattgccttggcgcccgaagaccgagaaaagactgcgtttatctccccgaatgcaaattatcactacgaggtcatgccgttcggattaaagaacgccggggctacgtatcagagaatgatgacgagaatgttccgagaaaaaattggatgcacggttgaagtttatatcgatgatatggtggtgaaaagcagaaTTGAGTCGCAGCACACCGAAGATCTCCGGGGAGTGTTTGAGATATTACGTCGGTATAAATTGCGCTTGAATGCCGaaaagtgcactttcggagtgggggctggtaagttcctggggtatctgatctctactcggggtATAGAAGCTAACCCCGACCAGATAGAAGCCGTaaaccgcctcaaaccaccaagcaatcccaaataggtgcaagtgctcactggaatgctAGCGGCCCTGAACAGATTCATCTCCAAGTCTGCCGACCGTTGCCGGCCtttttatcagcttctgaa
This genomic window contains:
- the LOC115969027 gene encoding AAA-ATPase At2g18193-like; the encoded protein is MFSLKEMPISLTTLFSAYASISAFVMLVRSMVNELVPPEVRSYLFSIFQHYFFTPQSAQLTLIIEENCGIGTNQIYEAATIYLRTKISDSTERLKVSKTIRQKKSTIDVVTGEEITDCFENIKLKWKFSEKGENRHDRQKFIELSFDKKFKNVVLDSYLPYVITSSETIKEEEKEVRLYSRDYRGCDDEGYSEWGSINLEHPATFEKLAMDPEVKKMIKDDLDRFVRRKELYKKVGKAWKRGYLLYGPPGTGKSSLIAAMANYLKFNIYDLNLSNIYSDSELRRILLSTSNRSILVIEDIDCSAELEDREEEDNSKNSSSKFTLSGLLNFIDGLWSSCGDERIIVFTTNHKDRLDPALLRPGRMDMHLHMSYCTMDGFKLLASNYLGINGDHRLFKEIERLLENAEVTPAEIAEELLKSDGNDVALEGLVKFLEQKRLEDAKSEV